Proteins from a single region of Thermodesulfobacteriota bacterium:
- the purD gene encoding phosphoribosylamine--glycine ligase, with the protein MKVLVIGGGGREHALCWKILQSPLVDRIYCAPGNAGISKIAECIDIKPMDIESLVRFSKAEEIDITIIGPEQPLAQGIVDKFNAEKLRVFGPSKEAALIESSKVFSKHLMRKYNIPTPFFSTFNNFSDAVKWVKEVKPPLVVKADGLAGGKGVVVCKTEDEIIDTLDSMMRGRIFGDAGGSVVIEELIEGEEVSFFVFTDGDTVIPLEPSQDHKALFDGDKGPNTGGMGAYSPAPIVTEELHNKIMERIMVPVIRALNKEGRRYKGVLYAGLMIKDSEPTVLEFNCRFGDPETQPLLMRMKSDIVPILNAVVDGDLNGYEIEWRPESSVCVVIASKGYPGDYKTGIELQGLEALEDLDNVVLFHAGTTIEDGKIVSNGGRILGVTTIGNSMNESIDLAYKAIRMMDDEDIYYRTDIGKKALRYT; encoded by the coding sequence ATGAAAGTTTTGGTCATAGGAGGGGGCGGGCGGGAGCACGCACTATGTTGGAAGATATTACAGAGCCCATTAGTTGATCGCATTTATTGTGCTCCAGGCAACGCGGGCATCTCCAAAATCGCAGAGTGTATCGATATCAAGCCTATGGACATTGAGTCTCTGGTACGGTTCTCAAAAGCTGAAGAAATCGATATCACTATTATTGGTCCTGAGCAGCCTTTAGCTCAAGGTATAGTCGACAAGTTCAATGCCGAGAAACTCAGGGTTTTTGGTCCTTCTAAAGAGGCCGCGCTGATTGAAAGTAGCAAGGTATTCTCAAAACATCTGATGAGAAAGTACAATATACCAACTCCATTTTTTTCAACATTTAATAACTTTAGTGATGCTGTTAAATGGGTAAAAGAAGTAAAACCACCACTTGTAGTAAAAGCCGATGGTCTTGCGGGTGGAAAAGGAGTGGTGGTGTGCAAGACAGAAGATGAGATTATTGATACCTTAGATTCGATGATGAGGGGTAGAATTTTTGGTGATGCCGGAGGCAGTGTTGTGATTGAAGAACTTATTGAGGGTGAGGAGGTCTCTTTTTTTGTTTTTACTGATGGGGATACAGTAATTCCATTGGAACCTTCACAAGATCATAAGGCACTCTTTGACGGTGACAAGGGACCGAATACCGGGGGAATGGGTGCTTATTCACCCGCTCCTATCGTGACAGAAGAACTACATAATAAGATTATGGAACGAATCATGGTTCCGGTTATAAGAGCACTCAATAAAGAAGGTAGAAGATATAAAGGAGTGCTATATGCTGGACTGATGATTAAGGATTCAGAGCCAACTGTTTTGGAATTTAATTGTAGATTCGGTGATCCGGAAACTCAACCTCTGCTGATGAGGATGAAATCTGACATCGTTCCCATTCTCAATGCAGTTGTAGATGGAGACCTCAATGGATATGAGATCGAATGGAGACCAGAGTCATCGGTTTGTGTGGTAATCGCTTCTAAGGGATATCCAGGGGATTATAAGACGGGTATTGAGCTTCAGGGTCTCGAGGCTCTAGAAGATCTGGACAACGTAGTTTTATTTCATGCTGGAACGACTATCGAAGATGGGAAAATCGTATCAAATGGGGGGAGGATTTTAGGTGTTACTACTATTGGGAATAGTATGAATGAATCCATAGATCTTGCTTATAAGGCCATTCGAATGATGGATGATGAAGACATATATTATAGGACCGATATAGGAAAGAAGGCATTGCGGTATACATGA
- the rpsL gene encoding 30S ribosomal protein S12, translated as MPTINQLVRDGREQARKKSKAPALQDCPQKRGVCIRVYTTTPKKPNSALRKVARVRLTNGIEITGYIPGEGHSLQEHSVVLVRGGRVKDLPGVRYHIVRGTLDTTGVESRRRGRSKYGAKRPK; from the coding sequence ATGCCTACTATTAACCAGTTAGTTAGAGACGGAAGAGAGCAAGCAAGAAAAAAGAGCAAGGCCCCTGCTTTACAAGATTGCCCTCAGAAAAGGGGCGTGTGTATCAGAGTGTATACAACGACACCGAAGAAACCAAATTCAGCTCTAAGGAAGGTAGCTAGGGTAAGACTTACAAATGGAATAGAGATTACCGGTTATATCCCTGGTGAAGGCCATTCACTCCAGGAACACTCTGTAGTGCTCGTCAGGGGTGGTAGGGTGAAAGACCTACCAGGTGTTAGATACCATATCGTAAGAGGCACGTTAGATACAACAGGCGTGGAGAGCAGGAGAAGGGGCCGTTCAAAATATGGTGCCAAAAGACCGAAGTAG
- the glmU gene encoding bifunctional UDP-N-acetylglucosamine diphosphorylase/glucosamine-1-phosphate N-acetyltransferase GlmU: MYVVALILTAGKGKRMKSSLPKVLHPILGQPIISYVIEEVKKISPEKTVLVVGYGSDDVKKALISDRLSYVSQSRQFGTAHAVMSSRRELDGYDGTVVILYGDSPLIRHETLSKFINTHKKSKSPLSILTAKVTNPYGYGRIIRNGRGEVTDIVEEKDATPEQRSLNEINSGIYCVETGFLWRALDQIDKKNNQKEFYLTDIVGIASRSGIKVNGFNFNVEEEIIGINNKVELSHAEELLRKRINEKLMLSGVTILDPEQTYISPQVYIGIDTVIYPQSFIYGKTKIGKRCKIGPLVWIEDTEINNDSTIKFSSYIENALIGANVIIGPFAHLRSGSELMDGVKIGNFVEIKKARIGISSKVQHLSYVGDATVGKRVNIGAGTITCNYDGLHKYQTIIEDDAFIGSDTMLVAPVKVGRGATTGAGSTITKDVESESLAIGRAKQVTIKNWKRKPKDK, encoded by the coding sequence ATGTATGTAGTAGCATTAATTCTTACCGCGGGAAAAGGAAAGAGGATGAAATCCTCCCTCCCAAAGGTACTGCATCCTATATTGGGACAGCCAATCATCAGTTACGTGATTGAGGAAGTAAAAAAGATATCCCCGGAAAAAACAGTTTTAGTGGTGGGGTATGGATCTGACGATGTGAAAAAAGCCTTAATATCTGACCGATTGAGTTATGTGAGTCAATCCAGACAGTTTGGCACGGCTCATGCGGTGATGTCATCTAGACGAGAACTAGATGGCTACGATGGGACTGTAGTTATCTTGTACGGTGATTCTCCACTGATACGTCATGAAACACTCAGCAAATTTATAAACACACACAAAAAGAGTAAATCCCCGCTGTCGATACTTACCGCAAAGGTAACGAACCCATATGGCTACGGAAGAATCATTAGAAATGGCAGGGGCGAGGTAACCGATATTGTGGAGGAAAAGGATGCGACCCCAGAGCAAAGAAGTCTGAATGAAATTAATTCTGGTATCTATTGTGTTGAAACTGGTTTCTTATGGAGAGCCCTTGATCAGATTGACAAAAAAAATAATCAGAAAGAATTTTATTTGACTGACATAGTCGGCATCGCTTCAAGGTCTGGAATAAAAGTGAATGGATTTAACTTTAATGTCGAGGAAGAAATTATTGGTATTAACAACAAGGTTGAGCTTTCTCATGCCGAAGAACTATTGAGAAAGAGAATAAACGAAAAATTGATGCTTTCGGGTGTTACAATACTCGATCCGGAACAAACATATATTTCTCCGCAAGTATATATTGGCATAGATACCGTGATCTATCCGCAGTCATTTATCTATGGAAAAACGAAGATAGGGAAGAGATGTAAAATAGGACCGTTGGTCTGGATTGAAGACACCGAAATTAATAATGACTCAACGATAAAATTCTCATCTTACATTGAAAACGCTCTCATAGGAGCAAATGTCATCATAGGCCCGTTTGCGCATCTACGGTCAGGTTCAGAACTAATGGATGGCGTAAAGATCGGTAACTTTGTTGAGATTAAGAAGGCAAGAATCGGGATTTCTTCTAAGGTTCAACACTTGTCCTATGTTGGCGATGCGACTGTTGGCAAGCGGGTCAATATTGGCGCCGGGACTATAACGTGTAATTATGATGGATTGCACAAGTATCAGACTATTATTGAGGATGATGCTTTTATAGGGAGCGACACTATGCTTGTTGCGCCTGTTAAGGTAGGAAGGGGTGCCACCACCGGTGCCGGATCGACAATTACGAAGGATGTTGAATCCGAGTCCTTGGCAATCGGACGGGCAAAGCAAGTGACGATCAAGAATTGGAAGCGTAAGCCCAAAGACAAATAG
- the glmS gene encoding glutamine--fructose-6-phosphate transaminase (isomerizing): protein MCGIVGYIGDKKKTVHVLMDGLSRLEYRGYDSSGIAVMQDGSSKVFKSKGKLNNLKNKLKGSSLSGNLGIGHTRWATHGRANKRNAHPHVSGSVSIVHNGIIENYNELKKELIKKGYNFYSETDTEVVAHLIEDLSRNNLPFEDAVRNAFKRVEGSYAVAVISERAPDKIIAIRKFSPLVIALGENENFLASDVQAVLPYSNKIIFLEDGDLAILGNNGVRITDLDGNGVERNVSTINWDPVAIEKCGYRHFMLKEIHEQSRAILDTIGGRISEQTGDVIFEGLEHDVFKNIKRIITLGCGTSYHACLTGKYMIENLSNIHVEADLSSEFRYREPVLDHNTLAIAVSQSGETADTSEALLEAKRRGAKTLAITNVERSKIARESNFVIYTHAGPEIGVASTKAFTTQLMVMYLLAIFLGRVRKKINDRAGRYLIKEALAVPQLIEKTLKREGEIQELAKAFNGYNNFLYLGRGPNYPIALEGALKLKEITYIHAEGFAAGEMKHGPIALVDENVPVVFIAPRYGIFYKKILGNLEEIRARKGKVIFLTNGEGGEEIYKHVDRIITIPDCSTYISPIISVIPLQLLAYYIATYKGTDIDQPRNLAKVVTVE, encoded by the coding sequence ATGTGCGGAATAGTAGGTTATATAGGAGATAAAAAAAAGACGGTTCATGTTCTCATGGATGGACTGAGCAGGCTTGAATACAGGGGTTATGATTCATCTGGCATTGCAGTGATGCAAGATGGGAGTTCTAAGGTTTTTAAGAGCAAAGGTAAGCTGAATAACTTGAAGAATAAGTTAAAGGGCAGCTCGCTTTCAGGAAATCTGGGTATTGGACACACAAGGTGGGCAACTCACGGTAGGGCAAACAAGAGAAATGCCCATCCGCATGTTTCTGGCTCTGTTTCTATAGTTCATAATGGCATAATAGAGAATTACAATGAATTGAAAAAAGAGCTGATTAAAAAGGGTTATAACTTCTATTCGGAAACGGATACTGAGGTTGTTGCCCATCTAATAGAAGACCTTTCAAGAAATAATTTGCCATTTGAGGATGCAGTGAGAAATGCATTCAAGCGGGTTGAGGGCTCGTATGCTGTTGCTGTTATCTCAGAGAGGGCACCCGATAAGATCATCGCCATAAGAAAATTTTCTCCCCTGGTAATTGCGCTTGGTGAAAATGAGAATTTTTTGGCTTCGGATGTTCAAGCCGTGCTCCCCTATTCTAATAAAATTATTTTTTTAGAAGACGGCGACCTTGCCATATTGGGGAACAACGGGGTTAGGATAACCGACCTTGATGGCAACGGAGTGGAAAGAAATGTTTCCACAATCAATTGGGATCCTGTAGCAATAGAGAAATGCGGTTATCGACATTTCATGCTCAAGGAGATCCATGAACAATCAAGGGCGATACTCGATACTATAGGGGGAAGAATTTCTGAACAAACAGGTGACGTAATTTTTGAAGGATTGGAGCACGACGTCTTCAAGAATATCAAGAGAATCATCACCCTTGGTTGCGGAACATCTTACCATGCGTGTCTCACCGGTAAATACATGATAGAGAATTTGTCAAATATACACGTTGAAGCGGATTTGTCATCCGAGTTTCGTTACAGAGAGCCTGTATTGGATCATAATACCCTTGCAATTGCCGTATCGCAGTCCGGTGAAACCGCTGATACTTCTGAAGCCCTGTTGGAGGCTAAAAGAAGGGGAGCAAAAACCCTTGCCATAACAAATGTCGAAAGGAGTAAGATCGCGAGGGAATCAAATTTTGTGATTTATACCCATGCGGGTCCAGAGATAGGTGTCGCTTCTACGAAAGCATTTACGACCCAACTTATGGTCATGTATCTTCTGGCAATTTTTCTTGGCAGGGTGAGGAAAAAGATTAACGATAGGGCAGGAAGATATTTGATTAAAGAAGCATTAGCTGTACCACAATTAATCGAAAAAACATTAAAGAGAGAGGGTGAAATACAAGAACTGGCCAAAGCTTTCAATGGTTACAATAATTTTCTCTACTTGGGTAGAGGTCCTAATTATCCAATCGCATTGGAAGGGGCATTAAAGCTCAAAGAGATTACATATATACATGCAGAAGGATTTGCCGCTGGAGAAATGAAGCATGGACCTATTGCACTGGTAGATGAAAATGTTCCCGTAGTTTTCATAGCACCACGGTACGGAATCTTTTACAAAAAAATATTGGGGAATCTAGAAGAAATCAGGGCAAGAAAGGGTAAGGTTATTTTTTTGACTAACGGTGAGGGGGGAGAAGAAATATACAAACACGTTGATAGAATTATTACCATCCCTGACTGTAGTACATATATCAGCCCGATAATTTCTGTCATACCTTTACAGCTTCTGGCATATTATATTGCTACTTATAAGGGAACAGACATAGATCAGCCGAGGAATCTAGCGAAGGTAGTAACAGTTGAGTGA
- the rpsG gene encoding 30S ribosomal protein S7, with protein MPRKGSVSKRKIQPDPKFRDVMVSKFINSLMYDGKKSKAEKIFCKALEIIGDKMGKDSLEVFHSAMENVKPVLEVRPRRVGGATYQVPMEVNHFRRQSLSIRWVINAARSRQGNSMDGKLAGEIMDAAQGRGGAMKKKEDAYKMAEANRAFAHYRW; from the coding sequence ATGCCAAGGAAAGGATCAGTTTCTAAAAGAAAAATACAGCCGGACCCTAAGTTTAGGGATGTTATGGTTTCGAAATTCATAAACTCCCTTATGTATGATGGTAAGAAAAGCAAGGCTGAAAAGATATTTTGCAAGGCACTTGAAATAATTGGAGATAAAATGGGCAAAGATTCACTGGAAGTTTTCCATAGTGCGATGGAAAATGTTAAACCTGTGCTCGAGGTCAGGCCACGGAGGGTAGGTGGTGCGACCTACCAGGTTCCAATGGAAGTTAATCATTTTCGTCGTCAGTCACTTTCAATTAGATGGGTAATCAATGCCGCCAGGAGCAGACAAGGTAATTCTATGGACGGAAAACTCGCCGGTGAAATAATGGACGCCGCTCAAGGACGTGGCGGAGCCATGAAGAAAAAAGAAGATGCTTACAAGATGGCCGAAGCAAACAGGGCATTCGCTCATTATAGGTGGTAA
- the fusA gene encoding elongation factor G gives MSVLITIDKIRNIGIVAHIDAGKTTTTERILYYTGLTYKLGEVHEGTATMDWMEQERERGITITSATTTCFWSNHRINVIDTPGHVDFTIEVERSLKVLDGAVVVFDGVGGVEPQSETVWRQADRYRVPRIAFVNKMDRVGADFFNVIEQIKDRLKANPVYLHIPWIDKKDEFRGIVDLIKMKLAIWDNESLGAKYEFVDIPQELEQAAEAGKEQVIEAIADHDEEIMEKYLSGKEVGEDEIRGVLRRLTIQIKLIPVFCGAAFKNKGVQLLLDAIVDFLPSPLDLPPVEGINPRTNEAEVRHPRETEPFSALAFKIMTDPFVGQLTYLRVYSGKLVTGDIVINSVKGTREKIGRLLRMHANKREEIKEIGSGGIGAAVGLKNTITGDTLCDEDKPIILESLQFSEPVISIAIEPKTKADQEKLGISLHKLALEDPSFRVKYDEETGQTIISGMGELHLEIIVDRLRREFKVDANVGRPEVAYKETISSSSVAEGKFIRQTGGRGQYGHVKIKVDPLERDSGFRFIDSIKGGVIPREFIPAIEKGVKEATETGVVAGYPVIDLSVELIDGSYHEVDSSEIAFKIAASMAFKDAIGRAKPVILEPNMKVEVVVPEEFMGVILGDLSSRRGKIIGTEPRGGLQAIRAEVPLAEMFGYATSMRSMTEGRGSFTMEFSHYIKVPEMLSPGIKTRVGGV, from the coding sequence TTGAGTGTGTTAATAACGATAGATAAGATCAGAAATATAGGGATTGTGGCTCACATTGATGCTGGAAAGACCACAACAACCGAACGAATCCTTTACTATACGGGTCTCACTTATAAGCTAGGCGAGGTTCACGAGGGGACAGCTACGATGGATTGGATGGAGCAGGAGAGGGAAAGGGGTATAACTATTACTTCTGCTACCACGACTTGTTTCTGGAGTAATCATAGAATAAATGTTATCGATACGCCGGGACACGTAGATTTTACTATTGAGGTCGAGCGCTCCTTGAAGGTATTGGACGGTGCTGTCGTTGTGTTTGATGGTGTTGGGGGTGTTGAACCACAGTCGGAAACCGTTTGGCGTCAGGCTGATCGATATAGAGTGCCAAGAATCGCATTTGTTAATAAAATGGACAGGGTAGGGGCGGATTTTTTTAACGTTATAGAACAGATAAAGGATAGGCTGAAAGCAAATCCCGTTTACTTACATATCCCTTGGATAGATAAAAAAGATGAATTTAGGGGAATTGTGGATCTGATAAAGATGAAGCTCGCGATTTGGGATAATGAGTCTCTGGGTGCTAAATATGAGTTTGTGGATATCCCTCAGGAACTCGAACAAGCTGCTGAGGCTGGCAAGGAACAGGTTATTGAGGCTATAGCTGATCATGATGAAGAGATAATGGAAAAATACTTAAGCGGTAAGGAAGTCGGTGAAGATGAGATCAGAGGGGTACTGAGAAGACTAACGATCCAAATAAAATTAATACCTGTTTTCTGTGGGGCAGCATTCAAGAATAAGGGTGTTCAACTATTACTTGATGCGATTGTAGATTTCTTACCTTCCCCATTGGATTTGCCTCCGGTCGAGGGTATTAACCCACGGACAAACGAGGCTGAGGTAAGACACCCAAGAGAAACAGAGCCTTTTTCCGCACTTGCATTTAAGATAATGACGGATCCCTTCGTGGGTCAACTCACCTATTTAAGGGTTTATTCGGGAAAGCTTGTGACTGGTGATATTGTGATTAATTCCGTAAAGGGTACCAGGGAGAAAATTGGAAGACTCCTCAGAATGCATGCCAATAAACGAGAGGAGATCAAGGAAATTGGCTCAGGTGGAATTGGAGCCGCCGTGGGTTTGAAAAATACAATTACAGGGGACACACTCTGCGATGAAGACAAACCAATAATCCTCGAGAGTCTTCAGTTTTCTGAACCTGTCATCTCAATCGCGATTGAACCAAAAACCAAGGCCGATCAGGAGAAACTGGGTATTTCGCTTCATAAGCTTGCTTTGGAAGATCCGTCCTTCAGGGTAAAGTACGATGAAGAGACCGGGCAAACCATCATCTCTGGTATGGGTGAGCTTCATCTAGAAATAATAGTAGATCGTTTAAGGCGTGAATTTAAAGTGGATGCTAATGTCGGAAGACCTGAAGTTGCTTATAAGGAGACAATCAGCTCTTCGTCTGTCGCTGAAGGTAAATTTATAAGACAGACCGGCGGTCGCGGTCAATACGGTCATGTAAAGATCAAGGTTGACCCATTGGAACGAGACTCTGGTTTTAGGTTTATTGATTCCATAAAGGGGGGAGTAATCCCTAGAGAGTTTATTCCCGCGATAGAAAAGGGAGTAAAAGAGGCTACGGAGACAGGCGTGGTAGCCGGATATCCGGTAATCGATTTGAGTGTAGAACTCATTGACGGTTCATATCATGAAGTTGATTCTTCTGAGATTGCATTTAAGATTGCGGCATCGATGGCTTTCAAGGATGCTATAGGTAGGGCAAAGCCTGTCATACTCGAGCCTAATATGAAGGTGGAGGTTGTTGTTCCCGAGGAATTTATGGGCGTCATACTAGGGGATCTGAGCTCAAGAAGAGGAAAGATAATTGGTACGGAACCGAGAGGCGGATTGCAGGCTATAAGGGCCGAAGTTCCCTTAGCGGAAATGTTTGGATATGCTACGAGCATGAGGTCCATGACTGAAGGGAGAGGTTCTTTCACGATGGAGTTCTCTCACTATATCAAAGTTCCAGAAATGCTTTCACCAGGTATAAAGACAAGGGTTGGAGGCGTTTAA